The Rhododendron vialii isolate Sample 1 chromosome 5a, ASM3025357v1 genome contains a region encoding:
- the LOC131327745 gene encoding B3 domain-containing protein REM16-like: MAQAASTPVSFIVVIRVSHIYRAFHKSIPSEWTLFHLPRKDQDSCCVREFSYFVRKCRHTEVNGGFRTKRNMKENLLEVGCYSTDCGGGFTPSKTSRNKESQKSTRLRKRTQFRSRVEANDVISHHGKHVIKYVAKDEQENELQMAHAASTPDGFIVVMRASHVYRAFLKLIPSEWAICHLPRKDQDVTLHVKEKTNNTWHARYYCGVCINSVGVIGG; this comes from the exons aTGGCACAAGCAGCATCAACCCCAGTCAGTTTCATAGTTGTAATACGAGTTTCACATATATACAGGGCATTCCACAAGTCAATTCCGTCTGAATGGACACTTTTCCATCTACCGCGTAAGGACCAAGAT AGCTGCTGTGTGAGggaattttcatattttgtcaGAAAATGTAGACATACAGAAGTAAATGGTGGATTTCGAACGAAGAGAAACATGAAGGAGAATCTTTTAGAAGTTGGATGTTACTCAACGGATTGTGGGGGTGGATTCACTCCATCAAAAACATCAAGAAACAAGGAGAGTCAGAAGTCAACGCGTTTGAGAAAGCGCACTCAATTTAGAAGTAGGGTTGAAGCTAATGATGTCATAAGTCATCATGGCAAGCATGTgat AAAATATGTAGCAAAAGATGAGCAAGAAAATGAGTTACAAATGGCACATGCAGCATCAACCCCAGACGGTTTCATTGTAGTAATGCGAGCTTCACATGTATACAGGGCATTCCTCAAGTTGATTCCTTCTGAATGGGCAATTTGCCATTTGCCTCGTAAGGACCAAGATGTGACTCTCCATGttaaagagaaaacaaacaacACGTGGCATGCCAGATATTATTGTGGAGTTTGTATCAATTCTGTTGGAGTTATTGGTGGTTGA
- the LOC131327747 gene encoding uncharacterized mitochondrial protein AtMg00860-like, with the protein MQFGLTNAPAEHEEHLKIVLQVLRDNQLYAKASKCEFWLEVVKLLGHVVSKDEIVVDNSKVEAVLDWKQPKIVFEIRSFLGLAGYYRRFIQDFSILAKPMTRLIQKGVKFEWSEACEKTFQELKKRLTNAPILIISEWNIDYRVYCDVSKDGLGCILMQGGKVDSYGSRQLRPHERNYPMHDLELAVMGFALKSWRYYLYGEQF; encoded by the exons atGCAGTTTGGACTCACTAATGCCCCAGCG GAACATGAGGAGCATCTCAAGATTGTACTACAAGTACTTAGAGATAACCAACTTTACGCCAAGGCTAGTAAGTGCGAGTTTTGGCTCGAAGTTGTCAAATTACTAGGACACGTGGTGTCTAAAGATGAAATTGTTGTGGACAATAGCAAGGTGGAAGCTGTACTGGATTGGAAGCAACCTAAGATAGTATTTGAAATTCGAAGCTTCCTAGGATTGGCCGGCTACTACCGACGGTTCATTCAAGATTTTTCGATTCTTGCCAAACCGATGACAAGACTGATACAAAAGGGAGTTAAGTTTGAGTGGAGCGAGGCTTGTGAAAAGACGTTCCAAGAGTTGAAGAAAAGGCTAACCAATGCACCCATACTTATCATTTCGGAGTGGAATATAGACTACAGAGTCTATTGTGATGTTTCTAAAGATGGCTTAGGTTGCATTTTGATGCAAGGAGGAAAAGTTGATTCTTATGGATCTCGCCAACTTCGACCGCACGAGAGAAATTACCCTATGCACGATCTGGAATTAGCAGTAATGGGTTTCGCGCTCAAGTCTTGGCGCTATTATCTATACGGAGAGCAATTCTAG